A single region of the Gopherus evgoodei ecotype Sinaloan lineage chromosome 3, rGopEvg1_v1.p, whole genome shotgun sequence genome encodes:
- the MEA1 gene encoding male-enhanced antigen 1, with translation MATELVAARTMGPERICPNEHEELGPQEVPEGAVDPPGDWSSEEPEEEEEGGSSGNGYFYQPLSQDPELGSWDQGSLAAEGTQGPAETAPGIQERLQMLRLHLPDPPVDSEEEEDDNGAAAQSSRSSIPMDPAHVELVKRTMAGVKLPTLGIPAWASEISDDQWTAMVQRTLQARQSLSASRPEWK, from the exons ATGGCCACGGAGCTGGTGGCTGCACGGACAATGGGCCCTGAGCGGATCTGTCCCAATGAGCACGAGGAGCTGGGACCGCAGGAGGTGCCTGAGGGAGCTGTGGACCCCCCTGGAGACTGGAGCAGCGAGGAGcccgaggaggaggaagaggggggcagcAGTGGCAATGGCTACTTCTACCAGCCCCTGAGCCAGGATCCCGAGCTGGGGTCGTGGGACCAGGGTTCGCTGGCAGCTGAGGGGACACAGGGCCCTGCAGAGACAGCGCCTGGCATCCAGGAGCGATTGCAG ATGCTGAGGCTGCACCTGCCGGACCCCCCTGTGGATagcgaagaggaggaggatgacaaCGGAGCTGCAGCTCAGAGCAGCCGAAGTTCCATCCCTATGGATCCAG CACACGTGGAGTTGGTGAAAAGGACGATGGCTGGCGTGAAGCTCCCTACCCTGGGAATCCCTGCGTGGGCCAGCGAGATCTCGGATGATCAGTGGACGGCTATGGTGCAGCGAACGCTGCAGGCCAGGCAGAGTCTCAGCGCCTCTAGGCCAGAATGGAAATGA